The genomic stretch ACGACGATGTCCATCATCGATGAACAGCCATGGCCTCGGCTTTCGTCCTGTGAACCGTGCCAAACGGATGCTCGGGCGGAGCATAACTGGAATACAGCTTCAAGGGAACATGCCCCGTATTGGTCACATTATGCCACGTCCCAGCTGGAATCATGATGGCGTCATCTTCGGACACATTCCTTTCAAATTCCAGACGGTCTTTGCGTCCACCCATTTGCACAAGTCCCTGTCCGATAATTCGGATTCCGTTTGGCGGCTTGCTCGATATTGACCACGAACGGTTGACCACCGTAATCCTTTAATTCAACGAGAGGGTTCTCGTCGTTCCTTGTATATTGGATAATACCTCCAGCATACGGTTGCCAGTACCGCCAGTCTTGTTGAGGGGGCCAATAAGCGGGCATGGGATAACGCCACTGCATCCTGTCATACGAGTAAGAGTAGTAAGAATTCAAAGGTTCACCCTCCTTTGAAGTGGGATCAACACAATCTGCGATTACTTTATGCGATGGCCCACTATAGGGTGAAAAGGAGCATATGGATCAGGTATCCCAGCCATGCCGCTCCGATGCCGAGAAGGTACGTCATCCTCATGTACAGAAGGCTTGTCTTCCCTTCGCCCCGCCGAAACAGATTCACGCTCTCCAGTTTGAACGTGGAAAACGTCGTAAACGCCCCAATGATTTTTCGATGGCCATCTTTCCTCACTTCCCTAACATCATTCTTCTTACCTCTTCGATGGTGAAAGGCTCTCTCTTGCTGTGAATAATAAAATGACAATTGGGGCATACAGGCCGTAAATCTCGTATAGGGTCAACTTCGTATTCTTTCTGTATCTCGGATAAGGGTACGAGATGGTGTATATGAATTTTATCTTTACCAATTGGTCCATATGTCTTTTCAAAATCAAAACCACAAACAACACACTTGCTTCCGTAATGATTAATGCAAATCCTTCTTGCACGTCTGTTTCTTTCATAATGATTTACAAAAACTTGCCGCACTGTGCCTTCGGTCAAAGACGAGACATCCTCACGAGAAACTTCAACTGAATAAACGAATTCGGTATCATTTTGACCAAAAATTTCCTCACAGGCAATTACAAGTTCAGGACGCATGATCCAAGGGAATCTTCCTGATTTTTCATATCCCAAAAAAGGCACATGCCACCATCGTGGTTTTCCGTCTTTTCTCAAAGGAGGTTGAACTCCTGTATTATGAATGACACGCTTACTAAATCTACTTATTTGTAAGTTAATCGGCCCATGATGTGGTATGTTTAATCTTGATGCGATCTCTGAAGCTCTTATCTCGTGGTTTTTACTCTCATACACAAGCTTTAAAATTTTTAAGTCATTCTCGGTTGTAACTTCTTTATCTTGAAGCATCTTTATCCATACTGCTGTACTTATTTCCAACGGTTCATTATAAAACATTGATTTCCCCCCTTACGCTGGAACAACCGCTCCATGTTCAACAGGTCACATCCCGTTCACCTGTCGGATAAACGCCGCCACGTTCCCCATACAACAAGCCCCCTGGGGGTTGTTCACTTCACAGCCGCAACGGCCCGCCTGGACATGGGTCTTGATTTCCTGAAGCGAATCCTTGCCTTGCCGTAGGGCTTGAACGATGCGTTCCCTCGTCCAGTCAAAGCAGTAGCACACGGGAACATCCAGGCCCGAATCCTTTTGAAACACAGGCACTTTCAAGTCTCCCACGGCAAAGGCCAGCGAACCTTCCAATTCAAAATAGACCGTCACACAGGACGGGTTCGGGCAAAAGGCGTAATCGCATTCAGGGTCGAGCGTCGCCAAAGCCGCAGATTTTAGCAAGGACTTGAGCGTGATTAGCGGCACATGTCTTCCGTTTTGACCGCAGTTCGGGCAATTGGTTTTGTTTGTTCCCTTTCGGTTCGTCGGAACACAGCAGTCCATATATATTTTCCATCCCTTTCATGCAGGATACTGCCAGTAACCATGGTTATACCGACTTTCTGTCTTTTCAAATATTGTATCACATGCCAGGTGTGATAATATTCAAAAACGTCCTTTCCCCTGCCCACTATAGCAAACCAACTGCAGGATACCGATCAACCCATTTTGAATTCCCTACTATGTCAAGAGACAATAATTCATGTCCATCCCTTCCTTCCCCCACACCGCCTCTCTTTCTTACAGCCACAAGGGATTTCAGGCTTTGAGGTGCCCGTTGGTACAAAAATGCCAGGAACATAAAAAGTGTCCGCCTATTTGGAAGAAATTAGGCGAAAAAAGCGAGAGGGGGCAGGAGAACGGAACGTTGGGAAATGTCCAGGGAAATAATTTGAGGGGATAGGGAGCAGGGGTAAGGAGAGAGGAAAAAAGGGATGGGTATATTGGGATAAAACCTGATCCCTCAACCCTTTCCGCCCCATACCCTGTCCCCCTATCAATAGAAAAGCCCAGCATGGACCCAGGCAAAACCCTGGCCACACTGGGCTTCATGGACATTTTTTATTGTCCCTGGACAGATTTTATTTTCCCAAGACGGGATTTATTAGCTGTCTACATCTGGTTTTCCCTCGATCTTAACCCTTACTCCACCGTCACCGATTTGGCCAGGTTGCGTGGTTTATCCACGTCACAGCCCCGCTCGAGTGCTGCATAGTAAGCGATAAGCTGCAATGGAATCACAGAAACCAAAGGTGTGAGCAGCGGATGAACACGCGGAAGCACCCACTGGTCTCCCTCTTCATGCAAGCCTTCAGCAGCAATGACACATGTTTTGGCGCCACGGGAAACCACTTCTTCAGCGTTGCTGCGGATGTTTTTGGCAATGCGTTGATCGGTGATCAGAACAAAAACCGGTGTTCCGTCTTCAATCAAGGCGATGGGTCCGTGTTTTAATTCACCGCCAGCATACCCTTCGGCCTGAATATAGGAGATTTCTTTCAGTTTCAGGGCGCCTTCCAGGCAGACAGCATAGTCTAACAGACGGCCGATAAAGAAGCAGCTGCGTTGATCTGTTAAATATTCTTCCACAATGTGTTTCGCTTTGTCTTTCATATCTTTCAAAGCGTCCATCGCTGTCGAAATGGTGCGCAGCTCCTGGAACATGTCGATGGAGCCAGCAATGCCTTTTTGTTCGGCCAGATAAATGGATAA from Caldalkalibacillus thermarum encodes the following:
- a CDS encoding fluoride efflux transporter FluC, producing MPQLSFYYSQQERAFHHRRGKKNDVREVRKDGHRKIIGAFTTFSTFKLESVNLFRRGEGKTSLLYMRMTYLLGIGAAWLGYLIHMLLFTL
- a CDS encoding putative iron-sulfur cluster-binding metallochaperone, with product MDCCVPTNRKGTNKTNCPNCGQNGRHVPLITLKSLLKSAALATLDPECDYAFCPNPSCVTVYFELEGSLAFAVGDLKVPVFQKDSGLDVPVCYCFDWTRERIVQALRQGKDSLQEIKTHVQAGRCGCEVNNPQGACCMGNVAAFIRQVNGM
- a CDS encoding HNH endonuclease, producing the protein MFYNEPLEISTAVWIKMLQDKEVTTENDLKILKLVYESKNHEIRASEIASRLNIPHHGPINLQISRFSKRVIHNTGVQPPLRKDGKPRWWHVPFLGYEKSGRFPWIMRPELVIACEEIFGQNDTEFVYSVEVSREDVSSLTEGTVRQVFVNHYERNRRARRICINHYGSKCVVCGFDFEKTYGPIGKDKIHIHHLVPLSEIQKEYEVDPIRDLRPVCPNCHFIIHSKREPFTIEEVRRMMLGK